A segment of the uncultured Desulfobulbus sp. genome:
CAGCTGCTCTTCTGTTGGTTGGTTCTTCCGGCCTTGTGGATTTGATGAGTCTTCGGTGCTTTCTCCTGCCGGAAGCAGTTCAGTGTTCACCGTCTCCACCGGATCATCAGGCCCAGTGGCCAAAACCAGACAGCCAACATTCCAAGGGTGGCAGGTGCGACACTGAAAACCGACACCTTCCAGATGCATAAATTTGCGACCACCACAAACCGGGCAGGGGCCCAGGAAAGAAAGGTGCTCCGGTTTCCGCTTCAGGAGTTGGCGGCGCTCATCGAGCTCTGCAGGATCTGCCTGCCAGATATTCTGGGAGGTATGGGCTTCTGAGACGGAAACCTCCCCCACGGCTGGCTTCAAAAGGGGCTGAACATTTGATCGATGGCTCTCGGCCTGCCCATCGGCAGTATTTAATCGGTCGATGGTGTCAAGAAGTCCCATGAAGAACCTCTCTAATCCGGACTGCGCATGCTGCAGCTATGGGAAAAAAGGGCCAAACTGTGGACAATTCCCCCGTTGTGGTGTGGCCAAAGACCGTTTTGCCGTGGCCAAATGCGGTTTTGGTGTGGCCAATTTGAGGTAAAATGATTTTACCAACCAACCACCTGCATATATAAATATATAATATTATTATATAATATATAATATAAGTAAGGTTTGGCCACACTGGCCACGGGGGTATTACCCTATCGCGTGAACGGTTTTCAGGTGATCTCTGAAAAACGTTTATAAATATGGCAAAAATGGTGTGGCCACCGTGGCCAGTGTGGCCATCCAATAATTTCAATAGGTTAGGCCGTGGCCAGGAGCTTTCCCGAGTGTGGCCACTGTGGCCAATTTGATGCTCATTCTCCTGCATTTTCGGCCTCAGCAGAGCTTAACTGCTCGTTTTTGTGCCATTCCAGATCAAACACCCAGACCCTTCGTTTCTTTGTGCGCCCTGAGCTGTCTGTCTCGGGGTCATAGGGGAAGCGGTAAATAAATCCATTTTTGATAAATGAGGGATGCCGCTGTAAGGCTATATTGAGGGGTTCGCTTGCCTGAAAGTTTATGCTTCTGTCTCTGAGCATCTTCTCCACCCTGGGCAAATTCACCAGCAGCCAGCCCTTCTCTTCGTCGACGTGAAACGCGGTTACCGATTTTTCATCTTCAATCAGGTCCATGAGGTTGAAAAAATGATCAGCAAGTGTGGTTTGCCTGGTGGCACTGCTGATACACTTTCGCTTGCCTGTTTCTTTGATAAAGGTGGTAAAGTCGGGATCGGGTTGAATCTTGAAGCAAGAACAGAACAGTCGGTAAAAAGCCAAAATCAAGGCATGGTTGTCGAGGATCCGGCGTTCTATCATGGGAGTGAGATCCGCTTGGGCAGCGCTGTATTCTTTTTGCCAAGCGCTTTCAAAATGAGACCGGTTTAAAAGGACCTGTTGCACAACCCCAGCAAGAACCTTTTTGCCGATGTTCATCATCTTTTCGTAGGCGGCTCGGCTATCGTCGGTAAGATTGTCTGCCTTGAATTGCAAGCTGATTACGCGTTGCCGTTCGGCCTTGGAGTTGAATGGCTCCACGTTTTGGACGAACATGAGGCTCCCGAGAAAGGGGTTCTCTTTGGTCTCCAGGGTGGCGGTGAATGCGGCTTGCACCTGCAGGGGGCCACGATTAAAACCTGTCAACAGCATGGAATAATCAAAGCCACGTTCATTGCGCTCGTTATCCTCGAGCATGGCGGTGAACGTTCCTGATACTTGACCAATCGTCCGCACCAGTCCTTTTTTTGAATTCAGTTGGCTAATGGGAAGGCCTTCACCTTCACGGCCTTGCATATTATTCAAAAGCACAACCAAGGCGCTCTTACCCGCTGCAGGGTCACCCCAGAGAGAAAGGAACGGGAAGTATCCAGCCTCTTCTTTGATTTGGTTGACAAACCATCCCGCCACCATCCAGGAAAAGGCTGCAAGTCCGTTCATTCCCCATGCGTCTTTGATGAGGTTGTAGCAATCCTGTACCTGCTTTGAAGTGATCTTTTCCGGGGGAATTGCCTTCGCTTCACCGTATGCCGGTGGCTTAAAAAATCGGTTATGGCTAATCCGGAAACAGCCCCGCTTGTCGGGCTGGAGAAGCTGGCCGCTGGCGTCAATCGCCCACCGGGGAAACACGTACGCGTCGGTTTCTGGCTGATAACCTACAACGGTTAAGGCCTGTACTTCAGGGGCTTTGGATGTGGTTATTTTTGTCTGCAATGCTGAGGCTGAGCGGTGATCCCCTTCAAAATTCACTTTGGCGAAAGAGAGAAAGAACTCGTTCAACGATCGGGCTGTGCTGAGATCTCGCCCGGCAGCCGTGGTTTCGATAGGCCTGCTTCCTTTCTGGCCGGGGTACACTTCAAGGTTATACCTAAATTCAGGCCTGGCCGGGATCGTGGTGTCTATCACATAGGAAATAACCTTGACGGCGGCCCGGAGTATGCGGCTGGTTTCGAGATATGGCTGTTGATCATTTCCCCGTGGAGTCTTGAGTTGAGCAAAAAATGTTTCTCGCTGGAATTCAAAGAGTGAAGGTGGGTACTGATTGAATTGATAAAAGATATCTGCCCATTCCTGGGCATTCTTAGCCAGGGCCAATTGGCCATTATTGCGGAAACGTGGAAGTGATTCGTCCAGCTTCTTCTTTGCCAGGTCCGTCGAGGTTGCAGCTGTCAAAAGGTCATTCCAGTCTTGGCCCTGGTCGCAAATAATGACCTCAGCTTCCTGATACACCTTGTGCCACTTTCTGCAGGCAGCACGCCCCGCCTCATCATTGTCAAAGGCAAGCACCTTCTGTACAAAATCGGTCAGGTCTATTTTGTTTGGATCCTGCCCAGCTGCAAGAACAGCGATAGCCTGTTTCCCGAGGGCGAGCAAACTAAGGGCGTCAATTATTCCCTCTACGATCCAAACTGGCTTGGTTGGATCGTAGGTAAAACCTGGGTGCCGCCAGTAGAGGCCTGCGGTGGATCCGATATTATGAGTTTTTCCACCTCCTACAGGTGGATTAAATAGCCTCCCATTGGCTTGCTGTTTTTCCTCTGCAGTTTGACCAACAGTGAACATTACAGCCCCGCTGCCTGTGTTACGACAGTTGGCCAAATACCAATAGCTGAGTTCTTGCAGCAGCGGTTTCGGTATGCCACGGCTTAACAGGTATTCGCGGGCCGGTCGGTGCGGATCCGCCTTGGTTGGTTTAAAATCCACGTCAAAGTTGCGTTTGATCTCTGGAAATAGTTCCAAAGTTTTTGTGCGCGCACCGCACTGCGAAAGCCTGTTGCAGTTGATTGCCATGGGGCCGTCCTGGTAAGCCCAGGCTGCACCCTTCTCTCCACAAACAGGACAGGTCAGCCCCTGGATTGTATTGCCTGAAACTCGAGTGGTCTGGGTCCACCACTCAGAGCTTTTTAGCCGTTCCAGGATTTTTCTAGCGAAAGCGCTGTCAGTCTGTTTACTCATCAATCCCCCAGTGATTCTTTTGATTCTGCTGTTGAATTACCGAGCAATGAATGTTTATCCTCCCCTTGCCAAAAGACAGTGAAAGGGGCAGTCGTGGTGATGAAAGAAACCCTTTCGTTTTTCATCCATTCCACGCAAATGTTCAGGGAATTTCCGTCGACTTTGGCGAAAAGTTGATTGATCAGATACTCTTCTGATTCATCAGGGGCTGTGTCATTTCCTACGATTTCAATCTCTTTGTCTTGCTCTTGCTCCATGAAGCATCGCCAACCGGCAAGCTCATCATTCATGTGATCGGGGATCAATGATCGTATGCGGCCATTTTCGATAATGTCGATTCTGTCGGCTACAAGGTATCCCTCACCTGCCTCAATGAGTCTTTCGTAAATATCCATGCTGGCTACCTCCTTAATTCTCAGACGGATCAAAAATTTTGATTTCCACCCCTTGGGCGTGTTCTATCAGCCATGGCAGGGCGTAAAAAACTCGTGAAGCAACTTTGCAATATTTAGGGCCGCGGCCCTGGCAACGATAAACTTCGAGCGAAGAGTCAGCCGTGGGAATCCCGAGATAAGTAAGAATGGCAGAGGCCTGTCGAGTGTTGACTCGTTGAGGATTAGTCACTCCAATAGATTCTAAAAAAGCCCTGAGCTCATGATCGATGTTGGCCCAGGCTGAGGGGATGTGAGAGAGTTTTTTGGGGGAATGGTTACGTGCTGGGGTGGTGCAGGTTGTTTTCATGGAGATACCTTTCTAAGCAAAATTTAGAATCACAGGTTTTTTTTACTCCTGTAGGATTGCTAGGAAAGGTAGCGATTTGAAGATTAGATAGAAAGACGGCTTTTGCCCGTAAGGCAAAAGCCGTCTTTGGTGGTAATTTTTTCTATTTTTTGCAGGTAAAGTGCAAAAATGCAAAAAAGTGGAGCTTTTGGCAAAACCCTATAAATGGAATGGGGGGGAACTCAAGGTTATGAAATGCTGACTGTTAAGGGGGATTTGCCCCGCAAGGCTGCTTGTATTAATTTTCGTGCACGTCCTCTCTGTTTATCTTGTTCCCTTCGTATTGCGGCAACCTTGTTTTCTTTCAAATGAGCTTCCCAGTCTTTGGGAACCCCTGTAACTTTGGCGATTTCTTCCGGGCTGTATTTGCCCCTCTTAAGACGATAGATCTTAAGCCATTGAAGGTATGAGCTGGTTTTCCCTTTAAGAGTACCGCTTCTTCTCCCCTGATCGCCTCTTAAATCGTCGTATCTCAATCGATCTTCTTCGGCCCACCTTTGAACGTCTTCAATGTCAAAAACTCCTTGATTCATTTCATGCTGAAAACTTGCAATATAATCTTTATATGTCGCTTCTTGATGCTGCTTTACAATTTCTTCGACCTTTTCCACAATAACTTCAACTGGCGCAAATGGGTCTATGGAAAGATGTAGCCGGTTTGCTTCTTTATACCTTTGTTTAAAAGCTTCCGGATCTTCGTCTGCTTCAAAGGGTGCTATAGTTCTGGGGATATCCTGAGAGATCTCTTCACACCATAATCGTTTTTCCCAAAGTTCGAGCTCACGCGCAGGGGCGCTTGTTCTCTCATCTGCCTGTTTCACCCACCTTGAAAGACTATTGAACCACCAAAAAATTTTACGTGTTCTGTAATCGTGCCAGTCTCTTCCCCTAGACTCATAATGTTCTTTTTCGTCGGTAAAAAGTCGATCAAAATGTTCCCACTCTCCAGTCACAACAGCTTCTAAAGAGACGTCAAATTCTTCTGAAATAAGAATAGCTAACGTTGATAGTTGTGCGAGAATGTTCCCCCTGGGTAAGTCTGCTTCCGGACAATTATTCAAGTCGAATTCAATCTGCTGGGTAAATTTACGGATATATTCTGAAATACGTTCTTCCCAGGTGCCCAATGAATCTGTGCTTAAATCAAGCTCAAGGAATTTTAAAAAGCTAAGGCAATACCAGCGGAGCCGTTCTTTTGAATCCATTTGATCCTCTCATCAATTGGAACTCTAAAAGGACAAACACGGCAGGCCGTCAGAGGTAACAGCTTTTCGGCAAGAGTGATCAGCTCCAGCCTATCCGTGCTTGAAATGTTGTGATGCTTATGCGTTCGATACTTTATTCATAGATCCTTGTTCATTCGGGTTACCTTTTTCATTCAGGGCATGATTTGTGTCTTACCAAATATACACAAATCAATTTGTGGCTCATTTTTTCGATTTTATGAGCCACAAACAGGATTGAGCTGTATCGGTGGGGGCAAAATAGCCCTGGTGGCGTTCCAGTTGTCCTCGCATAGCTTTTTCATTTTTTATCGCGCAGGTTGACCACCTTTTGCTCTTCTTTACCGCCTGCCGTTGTCGTATGGGCGCTGATGATCTCCGCTGCCCGGTCTGCAGCTCGCTGTTGTGCTTCTGGAAGGAAGTGGGCATAGCGGCGGGTAATATCACTGCTCTTGTGGGTGAGGAGCTGCCCGATCTGGTCAAGATTAAATTCCCCTGAGCTGGCCAGGAGAACGGCGTAATGGTGGCGGAGCCCATGAAAGGGCCGGAACTGCTTGGGTAGGTCTGCTGCTTTCTTGATACGGTCAATAGCTCCGCATTCAACCCGCTGTTTCCCCAGGACTCCAGGAAAGAGGTAACCGTGGTCTTCCCAGGCTGGAGCGGCCTTGGTTGTATTGCGGTATCGCTTAGCCCGGCGTTCCTGCTCATCTTCAAGAAATGCGAGCTGCTCTTCAAGCAACTCCCGCACAGGTGGAGACATGGGGATGGTGACATCTTTGCCGCCTTTGGGCCCGGCAATGGTGATCAGGCTATGGTGAAAATCAAGATGCTCTCGTTTAAGGCGGAAAAGTTCACCACGTCGCAATCCGGAGAACATGGCCAGCTTCACCATGCGGGCAATGTCCTGCCTGGGCCAGCTGTTCAAGGTGTCGATGAGACGAGTAGCTTCCTCAGGAGTGAGAAATTCGGTCTTGATGTTGTTGACCTTGGGGAACTTAATTTTGAATGGGAGTGCGGGGCACAGGCTATGCTCTACACCGTGATTGACGATTCTTCGGAGTAAGCGTAAGGCATGGTCAATGGTCGCCGGTGCCAGCCCCTTCCCCTTCATTGATTTCTTTATCCGCTCAGCATCAAGCTGAGAAAGCTCTTTAACGCTTTTGCTCTCAAGGAAGGTTAAATGATGCTCCCACCTGGCCAAATCGACAGAACGTCCTTTAAGGGCTAGGCCACGGGTGCTGTTGAAGTAATGCTCTTTGATTTCTTTCAGTGGGCGATTGACCTTTCTTTGCTCCGCCCTGATCTCTCGACTGGTTTTGACTTCTCCCTGGTGCCGGGCTTCCCGAATCCTTTTGGACCTGAGCTCAGCTGCAAGCTGCGGGGTGTAGCCTTCGGACAACCAGCCAACCTTCTCAGTCGTCTTCTTTCCATCCACCTTAAACGTGATGTACAGACAAACATCGGGCTTACTATTGAACCGCTTGGTAGTTGAGTCGTAACCAAAAACGCCTTGGTGCTTCTTTATAGGGTATTTTTTCGCTGCCATTTTCCCGAACCTATGACCGATTAGACCTGTTACGGCCTATCGTTTCGGGTCATAGGAAGAAAAATCTTTGTGCCCCTATTGTGCCCCTAACGATTAAAAAACTGCTTGCCGCGTAGGTTGTACAGGAAAAATAATAATCTGTAGGTTACGGAAAAACAACGAAATAAAACACGATTAAACATGGTCAAATGCCATAGGTAGGTATCAGGGCAGGGCCTTCTAAGCCGTAGGTCGCAGGTTCGAATCCTGCCTGGCGTGCCAGTAAATACAGCCACTTAGCAAGTTTTCGCTAAGTGGCTTTTTTTGTTTTGTGAAGCCATTGTGCCCCAAAGGAACAAAACTAAAAAAATTTGATGGAACCAGATACGCATGCATGATAGCCACTGGCTTAAATAAACAACCGAATTGTGGTGGCCATGATGTTTGGAAAGGCAGAAATAAACAAAAAAAGCCCGCAACTTGTTAAAATTGCGGGCCGCTGTTCAACCATCCGATTTATATAGCTTTTAAAGGCTTTTCCCCACCTGGTAGCTCGAAAGGTGAATTAGGTCTCACCATTAATTGAGATAAAGTTTTTATCATCAAGCATTTTCACAATACCTCGTAGTAAAAAACTATTATCGAACCTTAGGAGTAACTACTCACCCCTATTCTTCGGCATCAGGCAGAGTTCCTGCCAGTG
Coding sequences within it:
- a CDS encoding site-specific integrase, coding for MAAKKYPIKKHQGVFGYDSTTKRFNSKPDVCLYITFKVDGKKTTEKVGWLSEGYTPQLAAELRSKRIREARHQGEVKTSREIRAEQRKVNRPLKEIKEHYFNSTRGLALKGRSVDLARWEHHLTFLESKSVKELSQLDAERIKKSMKGKGLAPATIDHALRLLRRIVNHGVEHSLCPALPFKIKFPKVNNIKTEFLTPEEATRLIDTLNSWPRQDIARMVKLAMFSGLRRGELFRLKREHLDFHHSLITIAGPKGGKDVTIPMSPPVRELLEEQLAFLEDEQERRAKRYRNTTKAAPAWEDHGYLFPGVLGKQRVECGAIDRIKKAADLPKQFRPFHGLRHHYAVLLASSGEFNLDQIGQLLTHKSSDITRRYAHFLPEAQQRAADRAAEIISAHTTTAGGKEEQKVVNLRDKK
- a CDS encoding toprim domain-containing protein, coding for MSKQTDSAFARKILERLKSSEWWTQTTRVSGNTIQGLTCPVCGEKGAAWAYQDGPMAINCNRLSQCGARTKTLELFPEIKRNFDVDFKPTKADPHRPAREYLLSRGIPKPLLQELSYWYLANCRNTGSGAVMFTVGQTAEEKQQANGRLFNPPVGGGKTHNIGSTAGLYWRHPGFTYDPTKPVWIVEGIIDALSLLALGKQAIAVLAAGQDPNKIDLTDFVQKVLAFDNDEAGRAACRKWHKVYQEAEVIICDQGQDWNDLLTAATSTDLAKKKLDESLPRFRNNGQLALAKNAQEWADIFYQFNQYPPSLFEFQRETFFAQLKTPRGNDQQPYLETSRILRAAVKVISYVIDTTIPARPEFRYNLEVYPGQKGSRPIETTAAGRDLSTARSLNEFFLSFAKVNFEGDHRSASALQTKITTSKAPEVQALTVVGYQPETDAYVFPRWAIDASGQLLQPDKRGCFRISHNRFFKPPAYGEAKAIPPEKITSKQVQDCYNLIKDAWGMNGLAAFSWMVAGWFVNQIKEEAGYFPFLSLWGDPAAGKSALVVLLNNMQGREGEGLPISQLNSKKGLVRTIGQVSGTFTAMLEDNERNERGFDYSMLLTGFNRGPLQVQAAFTATLETKENPFLGSLMFVQNVEPFNSKAERQRVISLQFKADNLTDDSRAAYEKMMNIGKKVLAGVVQQVLLNRSHFESAWQKEYSAAQADLTPMIERRILDNHALILAFYRLFCSCFKIQPDPDFTTFIKETGKRKCISSATRQTTLADHFFNLMDLIEDEKSVTAFHVDEEKGWLLVNLPRVEKMLRDRSINFQASEPLNIALQRHPSFIKNGFIYRFPYDPETDSSGRTKKRRVWVFDLEWHKNEQLSSAEAENAGE